The nucleotide window CCGTCGTCGTCGCCATCTTCATCCTTGCCGACCGTTTCACCGTGGCGGGTCTCGGCAAAGAGATCGCCACGAACGTCGGTCTCAATTACAACCAGATCGTGCTGCTGGGCACCGTGTTCGTCGCCGTCGCCACCGGCGTGGTCACCGTCGTCGTCGGCAACCTGCCGTTCCTCGGGCTCATCGTGCCCAATATCGTCTCCCTCATCCGCGGCGACGACCTGCGCTCGAACCTGCCCTGGGTGTGCCTGCTGGGCATCGCTATCGTCACCGTCTGCGACCTCATCGGCCGCCTCATCGTCATGCCCTTCGAAGTGCCCGTCTCGCTCATCCTCGGCGTCGTCGGTGCGGCAGTGTTCGTCGCCCTGCTGCTGCGCCAGCGGAAGGTCGGGTGAATGAGCATGCGTGCGAAGGACGACACCGGTCAGGTTACAGACGTACGGGAAGGGGAGCCGCCTCGGCGAGAGGCGGAGCGTTCGCATCATCGGTCGGGACAGCCGTCGCGGAACTCCGGACCGCTGCCGACGGCGAAGTCGGTGCGCAGGTATTGGACGATCATCATCGTCCTCGCGGTCGCCTCGGCGGGGATCGCTCTGGGCATCCTGGCCTGGGACAATCCGATGCCGATCACCGACCCCGGTTTCTGGCTGATCGCGCAGCTGCGGCTGACGAACCTCGTCGTCATCGCCATGGTCGCACTCTGCCAGTCCTTCGCCACGGTCGCCTTCCAGACCGTGACGAACAACCGGATCATCACGCCGTCGATCATGGGATTCGAGTCCCTCTACGTGGCGATCCAGACCTCGGCGATGTACTTCTTCGGGGTCACCGCGATCGTCGAGCTCAAGGGACTCGTGCCCTTCGTCGTCCAGCTGGGCCTCATGGTCGGTCTGTCGCTTGCCCTCTATGGATGGCTGCTGTCGGGGCGGCACTCGTCGGTGGCGCTCATGCTGCTCATCGGCGTCGTCATCGGCGGGGGACTGGGCTCGGTGGCGACGTTCATGCAGCGGACGCTCACGCCGAGCGAATTCGACATTCTCTCCGCACGCCTGTTCGGGTCGATCTCGAACTCGGATGCGAGCTACCTGCCGGTCTCCATCCCGCTGTGCCTGTTCGCCTGTCTCGGCCTCTACCTGTGCTCTTCGCGGTTAAACGTGCTGGCGCTGGGCCGAGACATGACGAGCAACCTGGGGCTGAACTTCAAGGGCGAGCTGCTCAAGGTCCTCTTCTTCGTCTCCATCCTCATGGCCGTGTCCGTGTCGATGATCGGGCCGATGGTCTTCCTCGGATTCCTCGTCGCGATGCTCGCCTACCAGTTCGCAGACACCTTCGACCACAAGCGGCTCTTCCCGATGGCCGCGCTCATCGGGTTTGTCGTCCTCGGTGGTGCGTACTTCGTCATGAAGAACATCTTCTACGCAGAAGGCGTCGTGTCGATCATCATCGAGATCGTCGGCGGCGGCGCCTTCCTGCTCGTCATTCTGCGAAAGGGGCGCCTGTGATCACGCTCGAATCGGTCCGCAAGTCCTACAGCGACGACGTGTCGATCGGACCAGTCGATCTGCAGATTCCGGCCGGGGGAGTCACCGCGCTGGTCGGTCCCAACGGTGCGGGAAAATCGACGCTGCTGACGATGATCGGTCGGCTGCTCGGACTGGATGCTGGGACGATCTCGGTGGCCGGGTACGACGTGAGCTCGACGAAGTCGAAGGATCTGGCGAAGATCGTGTCCATTCTGCGCCAGGAGAACCACTTCATCACCCGACTGACGATCCGGCAGCTCGTCGGATTCGGTCGCTTCCCCCATTCGAAGGGGCGACTGACGACGGTCGATGAGGAAGTCATTTCGCAGGCGATCGACTTCCTTGAGCTTGGCGAGTTGGAGAACCGGTTCATCGACGAGCTCTCCGGCGGACAGCGGCAACGGGCCTATGTGGCGATGGTATTGGCCCAGGACACCGACTACGTGCTTCTCGACGAACCGCTGAACAACCTCGATATGAAGCGGTCCGTGCAGATGATGCAGCACCTGCGCCGAGCGGCCGCCGAGATGGGCCGAACCATCGTCATCGTCCTCCACGACATCAATTTCGCCGGCCACTACGCCGACCACATCTGCGCGGTCAAAGACGGAGCGATCGTCGAATTCGGAACACC belongs to Brevibacterium spongiae and includes:
- a CDS encoding iron chelate uptake ABC transporter family permease subunit; translation: MRAKDDTGQVTDVREGEPPRREAERSHHRSGQPSRNSGPLPTAKSVRRYWTIIIVLAVASAGIALGILAWDNPMPITDPGFWLIAQLRLTNLVVIAMVALCQSFATVAFQTVTNNRIITPSIMGFESLYVAIQTSAMYFFGVTAIVELKGLVPFVVQLGLMVGLSLALYGWLLSGRHSSVALMLLIGVVIGGGLGSVATFMQRTLTPSEFDILSARLFGSISNSDASYLPVSIPLCLFACLGLYLCSSRLNVLALGRDMTSNLGLNFKGELLKVLFFVSILMAVSVSMIGPMVFLGFLVAMLAYQFADTFDHKRLFPMAALIGFVVLGGAYFVMKNIFYAEGVVSIIIEIVGGGAFLLVILRKGRL
- a CDS encoding ABC transporter ATP-binding protein translates to MITLESVRKSYSDDVSIGPVDLQIPAGGVTALVGPNGAGKSTLLTMIGRLLGLDAGTISVAGYDVSSTKSKDLAKIVSILRQENHFITRLTIRQLVGFGRFPHSKGRLTTVDEEVISQAIDFLELGELENRFIDELSGGQRQRAYVAMVLAQDTDYVLLDEPLNNLDMKRSVQMMQHLRRAAAEMGRTIVIVLHDINFAGHYADHICAVKDGAIVEFGTPDEIMTSEVLSRVFDTPVDVIDGPRGPLAVYY